Proteins encoded by one window of Archaeoglobus veneficus SNP6:
- a CDS encoding COG2426 family protein, with translation MLDIIFLAAMPVSELRGAIPLALYRGYPPLEAYAIAVAGNLIPVPILLLLLHHIRTIAFKWKFTARALSWVEKRTLKRRGLIDRYGYFGLTLFVAIPMPVTGAWTGALLATLLNLSPGKALVFISAGVLVAGVIVTLTTIGAFNAII, from the coding sequence ATGCTCGATATTATCTTCTTAGCGGCGATGCCCGTCTCGGAGCTTAGAGGGGCGATACCTCTGGCACTGTACAGAGGATATCCACCGCTCGAAGCCTACGCTATAGCCGTAGCCGGGAACCTTATACCAGTCCCGATTCTGCTACTTCTACTCCATCACATCAGAACAATTGCATTTAAATGGAAGTTTACAGCCCGCGCACTCTCGTGGGTTGAGAAGAGAACCCTTAAAAGGCGGGGTTTGATTGACAGATACGGCTACTTTGGGCTTACTCTCTTTGTTGCAATTCCCATGCCCGTCACGGGGGCTTGGACAGGAGCATTGCTTGCAACTCTCCTGAATCTCAGTCCCGGAAAGGCGCTTGTCTTTATTTCTGCTGGGGTGCTTGTAGCCGGAGTTATCGTCACTCTTACGACTATCGGGGCGTTTAATGCTATTATTTAG
- a CDS encoding ketopantoate reductase family protein: MKVQIFGAGAIGCLFGYFIQKAGFDVVFVARGKQLEALQKELRITGLIDDSISIDARRYACKADVTFVTVKSYDTQTAAEQLAGKTEVVCTVQNGIGNEDILTEKVDNVVGGVTSYAANLVDYGVVCYAGEGITYLGDWKGEGASVVAEILKKAGMNVEVVEDIERKKWEKAVINATINPLTALLRVENGKIVEIEDVWNVAESIAKECEEVMKAMGYKLNAVELVREVATKTARNRSSMLQDIERGRRTEIEAITGEIVRKAKELGVETPVNELMLRLVRGLECSILSS; the protein is encoded by the coding sequence ATGAAGGTTCAGATATTTGGCGCCGGGGCAATTGGATGTTTATTTGGCTACTTCATTCAGAAAGCCGGATTTGACGTTGTTTTCGTTGCGAGGGGGAAGCAGCTTGAGGCTTTACAGAAAGAACTTCGCATAACTGGGTTGATCGACGACAGCATATCCATCGACGCAAGGCGGTATGCATGCAAGGCGGATGTGACTTTCGTTACGGTGAAGAGCTACGACACCCAAACCGCTGCAGAACAGCTTGCGGGAAAAACTGAAGTCGTTTGCACAGTCCAGAACGGAATTGGAAATGAGGATATCCTTACGGAAAAGGTGGATAACGTGGTTGGAGGTGTAACAAGCTATGCAGCAAACCTCGTTGACTACGGCGTTGTTTGCTATGCGGGCGAGGGAATTACGTATCTCGGCGACTGGAAGGGAGAAGGAGCAAGTGTTGTTGCCGAAATTCTGAAGAAGGCCGGGATGAATGTAGAGGTTGTGGAAGATATAGAAAGAAAGAAGTGGGAAAAAGCTGTTATAAATGCGACAATTAATCCTCTTACCGCACTTCTTAGGGTTGAAAATGGAAAGATAGTCGAGATTGAGGATGTGTGGAATGTCGCTGAATCGATTGCAAAGGAATGTGAGGAAGTTATGAAGGCGATGGGCTATAAACTCAACGCGGTTGAGCTGGTTAGGGAGGTGGCAACAAAAACTGCCAGAAACAGATCGTCTATGCTTCAGGACATCGAAAGAGGAAGAAGAACGGAAATAGAAGCTATAACAGGAGAAATCGTGAGGAAAGCAAAGGAGCTTGGAGTTGAAACTCCCGTCAACGAATTAATGCTGAGGCTTGTGAGGGGGCTGGAATGCTCGATATTATCTTCTTAG
- a CDS encoding THUMP domain-containing protein, producing the protein MDVVIVRYGELGLKGKLRRRFEDILVGNIKRVMKVEGFSGEISREWGRIYIHSDSEELARRVAKIFGVVSTSVAAKCRAELDEIAELAVTMAGSIERSFAVRARRAGVHDFTSMDVAKTAGKAIKEATGAKVNLENPDVEIFIEVRDDVAYVYTAIFRGYGGLPVGTQERVLAVGNPLAAWYALRRGCDVDVESEEKAELLRPWACYRRINVVPIEGSTGEKLSRAFDMNYPGIFCSLLAHELSEYIDLLKKRKMPVFMPLLPFTPSEVEEKIREIWGGK; encoded by the coding sequence GTGGATGTAGTGATCGTAAGGTATGGTGAACTTGGGCTAAAAGGAAAATTGAGGAGGAGGTTCGAAGACATCCTCGTTGGCAATATAAAGAGAGTTATGAAGGTTGAGGGCTTCTCTGGGGAAATTTCGAGAGAGTGGGGGAGAATATACATCCATTCCGATAGCGAGGAGCTTGCGAGAAGGGTGGCAAAGATATTTGGTGTTGTTTCAACGAGCGTTGCTGCGAAATGCAGGGCTGAACTCGACGAGATTGCGGAGCTTGCGGTTACGATGGCAGGCAGCATCGAGAGAAGCTTTGCTGTGAGGGCGAGGAGAGCAGGAGTTCACGATTTCACATCGATGGATGTTGCGAAAACTGCTGGAAAGGCGATAAAGGAAGCAACTGGGGCAAAGGTCAATCTGGAAAACCCCGACGTGGAGATATTCATTGAAGTGAGGGACGACGTTGCGTATGTATATACTGCTATATTCAGGGGGTATGGAGGGCTCCCGGTGGGGACGCAGGAGAGAGTTCTTGCCGTTGGCAACCCCCTTGCTGCGTGGTATGCGCTGAGGAGGGGGTGCGACGTAGACGTCGAAAGTGAGGAAAAGGCCGAACTCCTGCGTCCATGGGCGTGCTACAGGCGCATAAACGTTGTACCTATCGAAGGCTCTACAGGCGAAAAGCTCTCCAGGGCATTTGATATGAATTATCCGGGGATTTTCTGTTCCTTACTGGCTCACGAGCTCTCGGAATATATTGATTTGCTTAAAAAACGTAAAATGCCCGTTTTTATGCCCCTTCTTCCATTTACACCTTCGGAGGTTGAGGAAAAGATCAGGGAAATATGGGGAGGAAAATGA
- the truD gene encoding tRNA pseudouridine(13) synthase TruD — MDIEERVGIGCYITSTPGMGGRIKESPEDFYVEEVAKLKLSDEGHYVIIRVKKVNWDTLNFARVLAKKLGISQKRVEYAGTKDKRAISVQYFSISKLGEEDIERLKNIRIKDAEIEIVGRSNRGIDLGDLLGNKFRIRVHDARDGRIVESTLKELDEKGTPNFFGLQRFGTIRFITHEVGKYILKREYENAFWTYVAKPFEGEREDIRKIREELWNTRDAKLGLREFPSYLRYERILLQGLREGKDEERALLALPKNLKLMFVHAYQSYVFNRLLTTRIEEFGNLKVVQEGDCVGFVSFAESFPELKDEFSFVNANRKRVEFLISQKRAYLALPLPGYETKMKGWVKEKVEEILDEDGIRLEDFRHEHREFSSKGSYRVADMPFSDFTYEDGLFSFYLPKGCYATVLLREFTKTYLL; from the coding sequence ATGGACATCGAAGAAAGAGTCGGCATAGGCTGCTACATTACCTCAACGCCGGGCATGGGCGGAAGGATAAAGGAGAGCCCAGAGGATTTCTACGTCGAAGAGGTCGCGAAACTCAAGCTCAGCGATGAGGGACATTACGTCATAATCAGAGTTAAGAAGGTTAACTGGGACACTCTCAACTTCGCGAGGGTTCTGGCAAAAAAGCTCGGAATAAGCCAGAAAAGAGTTGAATACGCCGGAACAAAGGACAAGAGAGCCATAAGCGTCCAGTACTTCAGCATAAGCAAACTCGGCGAGGAAGATATCGAGAGGTTAAAGAACATCAGAATAAAGGACGCCGAAATCGAAATCGTCGGCAGGTCAAACAGAGGAATTGACCTCGGCGATCTCCTCGGCAACAAGTTCAGAATAAGGGTTCACGATGCGAGGGATGGCCGCATAGTCGAGTCCACGCTGAAAGAGCTGGATGAAAAAGGGACGCCAAACTTCTTTGGCCTGCAGCGCTTCGGAACCATCCGCTTTATAACCCATGAGGTCGGAAAGTACATCCTCAAGCGGGAATACGAGAACGCCTTCTGGACGTACGTCGCAAAGCCCTTCGAAGGAGAAAGAGAGGACATCAGGAAAATAAGGGAGGAACTCTGGAATACCCGCGACGCCAAGCTCGGGCTCAGAGAATTCCCATCATACCTGAGATACGAGAGAATTCTGCTCCAGGGACTCAGAGAGGGAAAAGACGAGGAGAGGGCGTTACTCGCTCTTCCAAAAAATCTGAAGCTGATGTTCGTTCACGCATACCAATCCTACGTTTTCAACCGCCTGCTCACCACCCGCATAGAAGAATTTGGAAACCTTAAAGTCGTGCAGGAGGGAGACTGCGTTGGCTTTGTATCCTTCGCTGAGAGCTTCCCCGAATTGAAAGATGAATTTAGCTTCGTAAATGCAAACAGAAAGCGGGTGGAGTTTCTGATTTCCCAAAAGAGAGCATATCTTGCTCTCCCGCTGCCCGGTTACGAAACGAAAATGAAGGGCTGGGTCAAGGAGAAGGTGGAGGAAATCCTCGATGAAGATGGTATACGCCTGGAAGACTTCAGGCACGAACACAGAGAATTCTCCTCGAAGGGGAGCTACCGCGTTGCGGACATGCCCTTCTCCGATTTCACTTACGAGGACGGGTTGTTCTCATTCTACCTGCCAAAGGGCTGCTACGCAACGGTTTTGCTGAGAGAGTTTACGAAGACCTACCTTTTATGA
- a CDS encoding MTH1187 family thiamine-binding protein produces MIVEISVVPIGVGESLSSYVSEALKVIREKGVKYQLNPMGTVLEVDSFSELGELLDEIRCRLEEMGAPRIYVVVKADWRKKATDMEHKVKAVEEKLRS; encoded by the coding sequence ATGATTGTTGAGATCTCAGTTGTGCCCATCGGTGTTGGTGAATCCCTGAGCAGCTATGTCAGTGAAGCACTGAAGGTTATCAGGGAAAAGGGGGTGAAGTATCAGCTAAACCCCATGGGCACCGTGCTCGAAGTGGACAGCTTTTCGGAGCTTGGAGAGCTGCTGGATGAGATAAGATGCCGGCTGGAAGAGATGGGTGCTCCGAGAATCTACGTCGTAGTGAAGGCAGACTGGAGAAAGAAAGCTACGGACATGGAGCACAAGGTGAAGGCGGTCGAAGAGAAATTAAGAAGTTGA
- the ftsZ gene encoding cell division protein FtsZ: MKSFVSKAQAFYEKERANRRENFDIEEFGMPKIVVVGCGGSGNNTVNRLKNIGVDGVTTIAINTDKQHLMMIKADKKVLIGRSLTKGLGAGGYPEIGRKAAELARGTFEELLSGADLVFVCAGMGGGTGTGSAPVVAEIAKKQGAIVIGMVQTPFRVERARILKAEEGLEELRKHADTVVVLDNNKLLEYVPNLPIEQAFSVMDQLVAETIKGISDTITKPSLMNIDFADVRAVMGHGGVAVMLVGEAKSQNKAKEVVRDCLNHPLLDVDYRGATGALIHISGGPDLTIKEAEEIVENLTFEIDAGANVIWGARIERELEGIVKVMAIMTGVQSPNILACEEELETVEEKPVEKVESFNGRKIHRNATKVKPLRPKVSVMGIDVL; encoded by the coding sequence ATGAAATCGTTCGTTAGTAAGGCCCAGGCATTTTACGAAAAGGAAAGGGCAAACAGGCGGGAAAACTTCGACATTGAAGAATTTGGAATGCCAAAAATCGTTGTTGTTGGCTGTGGCGGGAGCGGGAACAACACAGTAAACAGGCTGAAAAACATAGGTGTTGATGGCGTAACGACAATTGCAATCAATACAGACAAACAGCACCTGATGATGATAAAGGCGGACAAAAAAGTCCTTATAGGCAGGAGCCTCACGAAGGGGCTTGGAGCTGGTGGATATCCTGAAATAGGCAGAAAAGCTGCGGAGCTTGCGAGGGGCACCTTTGAAGAGCTGTTAAGTGGGGCAGACCTCGTTTTCGTCTGCGCCGGTATGGGTGGTGGAACTGGAACGGGCTCTGCTCCGGTTGTGGCGGAGATTGCGAAGAAGCAGGGTGCGATAGTCATCGGAATGGTGCAGACACCCTTCAGAGTAGAAAGGGCGAGAATTCTGAAGGCTGAGGAGGGCCTCGAAGAGCTCAGAAAGCATGCAGACACTGTCGTGGTTCTTGACAACAACAAGCTGCTCGAATACGTCCCCAACCTCCCCATTGAGCAGGCCTTCAGCGTCATGGATCAGCTCGTTGCAGAAACGATTAAGGGCATATCTGACACCATAACAAAGCCCTCGCTTATGAACATCGATTTTGCGGATGTTAGAGCTGTGATGGGGCATGGTGGAGTTGCAGTCATGCTCGTTGGTGAGGCGAAGTCTCAGAACAAGGCGAAGGAAGTCGTTAGAGATTGCCTGAACCACCCGCTGCTGGATGTCGATTACAGGGGAGCAACTGGGGCGCTTATACACATATCTGGCGGCCCCGATTTGACCATAAAGGAGGCTGAAGAGATAGTCGAGAACCTCACTTTCGAAATCGACGCTGGAGCTAACGTAATATGGGGAGCAAGGATCGAGAGAGAGCTTGAGGGCATCGTGAAAGTTATGGCCATAATGACAGGAGTACAGTCGCCGAACATCCTCGCTTGTGAGGAAGAACTTGAGACTGTTGAAGAGAAGCCGGTCGAGAAGGTTGAATCCTTCAATGGCAGAAAGATTCACAGAAACGCTACGAAGGTTAAACCTCTCAGGCCAAAGGTAAGCGTGATGGGCATAGATGTTCTGTAA
- a CDS encoding ribbon-helix-helix domain-containing protein, with protein sequence MRKISIRLTDQHYEMLEALVMAGEYASVSEAIRDAIRRLLAEKVEVIERSQRLGSFT encoded by the coding sequence ATGAGAAAGATCTCCATAAGACTGACAGACCAGCACTACGAAATGCTCGAGGCTTTGGTGATGGCGGGAGAGTACGCCTCGGTCAGCGAAGCAATTAGAGATGCTATTCGGCGCCTCCTGGCGGAGAAGGTTGAAGTTATTGAGAGGAGCCAGAGACTCGGCTCCTTTACGTAG
- a CDS encoding DUF1152 domain-containing protein, which yields MLSVLEANRVMLIGIGGGGDVVSAFVIGEMLKEYGIDYICGGVVWERFRRDPKPGPRSIEEIENAEVINECLAWMKGAKIGRLKPIVAEVAEIAGNAVGVDITKGVARLTRSIREFAREEDIEIIIGVDAGGDALARGSEKGLVSPLSDALMIAALSPLNSIVAVVGFGSDGELSRKEIEGYLSELAANGGLIGAILIDRKTASRIYPLVERIETEASRVPLLAALGYNGVYTIWDGYEIEVSILNALAFFIDAKKLYELNPMAKAVKGCNSIQEANEALHRIGIKTELDIELELASSGRE from the coding sequence ATGCTCTCAGTCCTCGAAGCGAACAGAGTTATGCTCATCGGCATCGGTGGCGGAGGAGATGTGGTAAGCGCCTTTGTCATCGGAGAGATGCTAAAAGAATACGGAATAGATTACATCTGCGGCGGTGTTGTGTGGGAACGCTTCCGCAGAGATCCAAAGCCTGGCCCGAGGAGTATAGAGGAAATTGAGAATGCAGAAGTTATAAACGAGTGTCTCGCGTGGATGAAGGGGGCTAAAATTGGCAGATTAAAGCCAATAGTTGCGGAAGTTGCAGAAATCGCAGGAAATGCGGTGGGTGTGGACATAACGAAGGGTGTTGCGCGCCTGACAAGAAGTATCAGGGAGTTCGCCAGAGAAGAGGACATTGAGATTATTATTGGTGTAGATGCTGGAGGAGATGCGCTCGCGAGAGGGAGTGAAAAAGGTCTTGTCAGCCCACTGAGCGATGCTTTGATGATTGCTGCCCTTTCGCCCCTCAACTCAATCGTGGCGGTGGTGGGCTTTGGAAGCGATGGGGAGTTGAGCAGGAAAGAGATCGAAGGCTACCTCAGCGAGCTTGCCGCTAACGGTGGATTGATCGGAGCGATTCTGATAGACAGAAAGACCGCATCACGAATCTATCCTCTCGTTGAGAGAATTGAGACCGAAGCGTCTCGAGTTCCGCTTCTCGCTGCACTCGGCTATAATGGAGTGTATACGATATGGGACGGATATGAAATCGAGGTTTCCATTCTCAACGCCCTCGCCTTCTTCATTGACGCCAAGAAGCTCTACGAATTAAATCCAATGGCAAAGGCTGTAAAAGGCTGCAACAGCATACAGGAGGCAAACGAAGCCTTACACAGGATCGGGATAAAGACTGAACTGGATATAGAGCTTGAGCTCGCTTCGAGTGGTCGAGAATGA
- a CDS encoding DUF2283 domain-containing protein, producing the protein MKVRYDPEADILYILIKEGEVKDTVEVGEDVFIEYGEDEEIIGIEIWQARKSVIPGIVEYIEKAKTAVKA; encoded by the coding sequence ATGAAAGTTAGATACGATCCAGAGGCAGACATCCTTTACATCTTAATTAAGGAGGGGGAGGTTAAGGATACCGTTGAGGTAGGAGAAGACGTTTTCATCGAATACGGAGAGGATGAGGAGATCATTGGCATTGAGATCTGGCAGGCCAGGAAGTCGGTGATACCCGGTATTGTTGAGTATATTGAGAAGGCAAAGACGGCTGTTAAGGCGTGA
- a CDS encoding DUF4258 domain-containing protein has translation MIEFTHHAREKLRERRITVEEIEETLNDPEFRYFDVKTETSLL, from the coding sequence ATGATCGAGTTTACACATCACGCAAGAGAAAAACTCAGAGAAAGAAGAATAACAGTTGAAGAAATAGAAGAGACATTAAATGATCCAGAGTTCCGGTATTTTGATGTCAAGACGGAAACTTCATTGCTGTAA
- a CDS encoding phenylacetate--CoA ligase family protein, whose protein sequence is MPYSDKYWQKEEVMPPKEIEELQFKRLKWVIRHAYDNVPFYRQRLKKAGVHPDDIKRREDIAKIPFTTKEHLRENYPFGLFAVPKEKIIRIHTSSGTSGKPKVVGYTRSDLENWINMVARCLYMVGVRERDVFQNMVSYTFFTGGLGFHYAAELIGAMVVPAGTGNTERQIRYMLDFGTTVIHATPSYAMHIKEVAEAMGIKPDEIGLKIGCFGAEPWSDNTRKRLEDAFGLKAYDSYGLSEMNGPGVAFECEEQNGLHIWADHYFIEIVDEEGNPAAEGEKGELVLTPLTKEALPLLRYKTGDITFIMDDECSCGRTHPKIHRILGRADDMIVVRGINVFPSQIEHVLMQIPEVGDHFQVVITRRGSLDELTVRVEVRDEIFTGELADLDKIRQKVQRELQKELGLRTNVELVEKGTLERFVGKAKRVLDLREEV, encoded by the coding sequence ATGCCCTACAGCGATAAATACTGGCAAAAAGAGGAGGTAATGCCTCCAAAAGAGATCGAAGAGCTCCAGTTCAAAAGACTGAAGTGGGTAATCAGGCACGCGTACGATAACGTTCCGTTCTATAGGCAGAGGCTGAAAAAAGCGGGCGTTCACCCCGATGACATAAAGCGGAGGGAAGACATAGCGAAGATTCCCTTCACGACCAAGGAGCACCTGAGGGAAAACTACCCGTTCGGCCTTTTTGCGGTTCCAAAGGAGAAGATCATCAGGATACACACTTCCAGCGGGACATCGGGCAAGCCGAAAGTCGTTGGATACACCCGCAGCGACTTGGAGAACTGGATAAACATGGTTGCAAGGTGCCTGTACATGGTAGGGGTCAGGGAGAGAGATGTCTTCCAGAACATGGTGAGCTACACGTTCTTTACCGGCGGTCTCGGCTTTCACTATGCTGCCGAGCTCATCGGAGCGATGGTTGTGCCCGCAGGAACGGGAAACACCGAGAGGCAGATAAGGTACATGCTCGATTTTGGGACGACTGTAATTCACGCAACGCCGAGCTATGCGATGCACATCAAGGAAGTTGCGGAAGCGATGGGCATAAAGCCGGATGAAATAGGCCTAAAAATTGGCTGTTTTGGAGCCGAGCCGTGGAGTGATAACACCCGCAAGAGACTTGAAGATGCCTTTGGCCTGAAAGCGTACGACTCCTACGGCTTAAGCGAGATGAACGGGCCGGGAGTTGCTTTTGAGTGTGAGGAGCAGAACGGTCTTCACATCTGGGCCGACCACTACTTCATAGAGATCGTTGACGAAGAGGGTAATCCCGCTGCGGAGGGTGAGAAGGGCGAACTCGTGCTGACTCCGCTCACAAAGGAAGCTTTGCCCCTGCTGAGATATAAGACGGGCGATATAACGTTCATAATGGACGACGAGTGCTCATGCGGGCGCACACATCCAAAGATTCACCGCATCCTTGGCAGGGCGGACGACATGATAGTTGTCAGGGGTATAAACGTCTTCCCGAGCCAGATAGAGCATGTACTCATGCAGATTCCGGAGGTCGGCGACCACTTTCAGGTTGTAATCACCCGGAGAGGTTCGTTGGACGAGCTTACGGTTAGGGTGGAGGTCAGGGATGAAATCTTCACAGGGGAACTCGCGGACCTGGATAAAATCAGGCAAAAGGTCCAGAGGGAACTGCAGAAGGAACTTGGCCTGAGAACGAACGTCGAGCTCGTTGAGAAGGGTACCTTGGAGCGCTTCGTGGGGAAGGCCAAGCGCGTGCTGGATTTGAGGGAGGAGGTGTGA
- a CDS encoding MFS transporter, translating into MPELNSNLYTIFAVTLMGVIGVSILTPAFPQIGAALGIGRAEVAMLVTAFTLPGIFFAPLMGILADRYGRKKVLVPSLFLFSIAGTLCAFADFKTMLLLRFIQGIGGSALTALSATMIGDIYEGIERARILGYNASVLTIGITAYQAIGGILAYFDWRYPFLTFGIAIPVGIAAMLMPHPDVRSSTPISSYFRGMARVVSGRLLFEFASGAAVFIILYGAFLTFLPFLLKEKFMANSIMISAVQASMSAFTAIFSYRLAHLVERFGSIGAIKAGFAAYCISMLVIPFLPSYYLFFAAALLFGFAHGSVLPALQNLVISTAPNEHRAAVMTAYGSTIRIGQTTGPLVFGLLSLNAVFVVAALIAFSFFLAYNFIDKKFQKGFIQAS; encoded by the coding sequence GTGCCGGAGCTAAATTCGAACCTTTACACAATATTTGCTGTGACCCTGATGGGTGTTATAGGCGTGTCTATCCTCACTCCTGCATTTCCCCAGATAGGTGCTGCACTTGGTATTGGTAGAGCCGAGGTGGCGATGCTCGTTACAGCCTTCACACTTCCCGGCATCTTCTTCGCCCCCCTGATGGGAATTCTCGCAGATAGATATGGCAGAAAGAAAGTCCTCGTTCCGTCTCTCTTTCTATTTTCCATCGCTGGAACGCTCTGCGCTTTTGCAGACTTCAAAACCATGCTTTTGCTGCGATTCATTCAGGGAATAGGCGGCTCAGCTTTGACTGCCCTTTCTGCAACCATGATTGGAGACATCTACGAGGGGATCGAGAGGGCAAGAATACTTGGCTACAACGCCAGCGTTCTCACAATCGGAATTACTGCCTATCAGGCTATAGGAGGGATTCTCGCTTACTTTGACTGGAGATATCCCTTTCTCACTTTTGGCATTGCAATTCCTGTCGGAATTGCTGCAATGCTCATGCCCCATCCCGATGTGAGAAGTTCAACACCAATATCTTCGTACTTCAGGGGGATGGCAAGAGTGGTCAGCGGAAGGTTGCTCTTCGAGTTTGCATCAGGTGCAGCAGTCTTTATAATTCTCTACGGGGCTTTCCTCACGTTTCTGCCGTTCCTGCTCAAGGAGAAATTCATGGCCAACAGCATTATGATAAGTGCCGTACAGGCGTCCATGTCTGCCTTTACGGCAATTTTTTCCTATAGGCTTGCGCATCTGGTAGAACGCTTTGGAAGCATTGGAGCAATAAAAGCGGGTTTTGCAGCCTACTGTATTTCAATGCTCGTGATACCATTTCTACCCTCGTACTACCTGTTCTTTGCCGCAGCGCTCCTCTTTGGCTTTGCTCATGGCTCGGTTCTGCCAGCACTTCAAAACCTTGTCATTTCAACTGCTCCGAATGAACACAGAGCTGCGGTTATGACTGCCTACGGTTCAACGATAAGGATTGGTCAGACCACCGGCCCACTGGTCTTCGGACTACTCTCTCTCAACGCAGTGTTTGTAGTGGCGGCACTTATAGCGTTCTCGTTCTTTCTTGCATACAATTTCATCGATAAGAAATTTCAAAAGGGTTTTATCCAGGCATCGTAA
- a CDS encoding nucleoside recognition domain-containing protein, translating to MLDIVVAKLLYLLKNVIPVLVIAIVIANILSEFGVIRRISFIFKPLIRFANLSEESALAVVTYLASGSAAMAMLAGFREQRVISERETVIAAFVSSFFSFVNHLFVYFIPVVIPLLGLTAGMLYITARLFVSMCVTATAVIAGHFLLSGEVRARVNNKTEANERTPEEKIRAGLKQAWNVLKKILPRLVVVYVITALLNAYGFFEPLKEIHVGGFPGEASAIIAVGLADTTSAFALAGSMLAEGMLTPVEAVSALLLTSIVTMSVVLVRHSLPGRIAYFGVKLGFKIAVLSALLNVTYTIVALALLLYLT from the coding sequence ATGCTCGACATTGTGGTCGCGAAGCTTCTCTACCTGCTGAAAAACGTTATTCCAGTTCTTGTAATCGCGATTGTAATTGCCAACATCCTGAGCGAGTTTGGAGTTATAAGGAGAATTTCCTTCATATTCAAACCCCTTATAAGGTTCGCGAACCTCTCGGAGGAATCTGCTCTGGCGGTAGTGACCTATCTTGCCAGCGGAAGTGCAGCAATGGCCATGCTTGCCGGGTTTCGTGAGCAGAGAGTTATAAGCGAGAGGGAAACAGTCATTGCTGCCTTCGTCAGCAGCTTCTTCAGCTTCGTGAACCATCTTTTTGTTTACTTCATTCCCGTTGTAATCCCGCTCCTCGGCCTTACAGCCGGCATGCTATACATCACGGCAAGACTCTTCGTGAGCATGTGCGTCACAGCAACGGCCGTAATTGCCGGGCACTTCCTGCTTTCCGGAGAGGTGAGGGCGAGGGTTAATAACAAAACGGAAGCCAACGAAAGAACACCGGAGGAGAAGATTAGGGCGGGGTTGAAGCAGGCGTGGAATGTTCTAAAGAAGATTTTGCCCAGGCTCGTTGTTGTGTATGTGATTACCGCACTGCTGAACGCCTACGGATTCTTCGAACCCCTAAAGGAGATACACGTGGGAGGTTTCCCAGGCGAAGCTTCGGCAATAATCGCTGTTGGACTTGCAGACACCACAAGTGCTTTTGCCCTTGCAGGCTCTATGCTGGCGGAGGGCATGCTCACCCCTGTTGAAGCCGTCTCTGCACTGCTGCTCACGAGCATAGTGACGATGTCCGTCGTCCTCGTCCGCCACTCGCTGCCAGGGAGAATAGCGTACTTTGGAGTCAAGCTGGGCTTCAAAATTGCAGTTCTGAGCGCACTCCTGAACGTAACCTACACAATCGTTGCCCTCGCACTACTGCTTTATCTTACATAG
- a CDS encoding metallophosphoesterase family protein, giving the protein MQVAVISNLHGNLLALASALSKIERLREKGEEINKIYVLGVFGLMPYPKEVYQFISSAENIFPVRGKYDHLIAKWRELEEDEKERLREDHPDFVIRMIEWNWEMLGKDGRSWLRNDVPAFIIEKFGEKNEILFVYGEPFNPTGEDVKPKMPTSYYESLLAPLRKYEMLVVAGPIPFIAETRYGKVVCPGSAGFQPIKDSKPSFAIIDTDNMYVAFDDFEYSKKDVEDRIKEYDLPSELIDLLHHGYM; this is encoded by the coding sequence ATGCAGGTGGCTGTAATTTCGAACCTTCATGGTAATTTGCTGGCCCTCGCCTCGGCTCTTTCAAAAATCGAGAGGTTGAGGGAAAAGGGAGAAGAGATAAACAAAATCTACGTTCTCGGCGTTTTCGGCCTGATGCCCTATCCAAAGGAGGTTTACCAGTTCATAAGCAGTGCGGAGAACATCTTTCCCGTTAGGGGCAAGTACGACCATCTGATTGCCAAATGGAGAGAGCTGGAAGAAGATGAGAAAGAAAGGCTCAGGGAGGACCATCCGGATTTCGTAATAAGAATGATCGAGTGGAACTGGGAGATGCTTGGAAAAGATGGAAGGAGCTGGCTGAGAAACGATGTTCCGGCATTTATCATCGAAAAATTCGGAGAAAAAAATGAAATTCTCTTCGTCTACGGCGAACCCTTCAACCCGACAGGAGAGGACGTTAAGCCAAAGATGCCGACCTCATACTACGAAAGCCTTCTCGCACCCCTCCGAAAATACGAGATGCTCGTTGTAGCAGGCCCAATACCATTCATCGCAGAAACGAGGTACGGGAAGGTCGTATGTCCGGGAAGCGCAGGCTTCCAGCCGATAAAGGATTCAAAGCCGAGTTTTGCAATCATAGATACCGACAACATGTACGTTGCCTTCGACGACTTCGAGTATAGTAAAAAAGACGTGGAAGACAGGATAAAGGAGTACGACCTCCCGAGCGAGCTTATAGACCTCCTGCACCACGGATATATGTAA